CAGTCCATTTCCGCCCTGCTGCCTTTTTTGCAAACCCTGCAGGTGGTACTGGGCACGGCACAATCGTGCGTGGCCATGGCCAGTGCAGTCGCAAATTGCCCGGAACCGGTGGTGCATTACGCGGCCCTGCCTTCTTCCCGCTTTATTGACCTGATCAATTGCATACCCACAGTGCGTGACCCTGCCCGCTTGCGCCTGGTATTGGAAAAGCCGTTGGGCTTCAATGCCAAAGAATCGGCTCTGATTGAGGAAGCTGTGGCGGCCAAGCTGGATGAATCGCAGGTGTATCGAATTGACCATTATTTGGGCAAGCAGGCGGTGCAAAACCTGTTGGCCTTGCGTTTGGGTAACCGTATTTTCGAACCCCTGTTGACCCGCGAACATGTGGCCCATGTGCAAATCACCGTGGCCGAAGACCTGGGTGTCGAAAACCGCGCCGGTTTTTACGAACATGCCGGTGCACTGCGTGACATGGTGCAAAGCCACATGTTGCAGTTGTTGGCCACTGTGGCCATGGAGCCGCCCGTATCCCTGGAAGCAAATTCGCTGCGCGATGAAAAACTGAAAGTGTTGCGTTCACTGAAAGTGCCGCAGGTCAGCGGTATTCCCGAAATTGTGGTGGGCCAGTATTGCGAAGGCTATGTGAAAGGCCAGCCTGTGCCCAAGTACCGTGATGAAAAAGGTGTGGCGGCCAATTCAACCACTGAAACTTATGTGTCGTTTCGCACCGAGGTGCAAACCTGGCGCTGGGCCGGTGTGCCCTTTCTGATTCGAACGGGCAAGCGCATGCCGCGCCGTTTTGCAGAAATCGTGATCCAGTTTCGCGATGTGCCCAAGCCCTTGTTTGAACCGGTGGGCGGGCAATGGGTGGGCAACCAGTTGGTGATTCACCTCCAACCCGAAGACAAACTGGAATTGAAGTTGCTCGCGAAAACACCCGGTGAACGCGAACGCTTGAAGCCAGTGTCACTCGATCTGGATTTTTTCAACACCTGGCGCATTCCGGTGCGCGATGCTTATGAGCGCCTGATTACCGACATTCTGCGTGGCCGCTTGGGCCTGTTTTTGCGTCGGGATGAAGTACAAACCCAATGGCAATTTGTCGATCGAATTTTGAATGATCTGAAAAGCCATGGCATGGAGCCTGTGCCCTACACCAGCGGCACGTATGGCCCCTCATCGGCCACAGCCATGGCCATGCGGGCAGGCGCAATTTGGTCGGAGGACGGACTGTGAACATCGAAGACAAAGACCAGCAACTGCGCGACGACATTCGCCTGCTGGGTGCCCTGCTGGGTGAAATCATTGCCGAGCAACAGGGCCAGCCCGTGTTTGCAGCCATTGAGGAAGTGCGGCAGTTGTCAGTGCAGTACCGCCGCTTTGATGACAAGGCAGCCCGTGCGCAGCTGGAGGCACGGCTGGAAGCCTTGTCGCAAGACGAAACCATTTCCTTGATTCGCTCGTTCTCGATTTTTTCTATGTTGAGCAACATTGCGGAAGACTGCCACTTGATTCGCCGCAACCGACAGCATGAACTGGCTGGTATGCCAGCCCGTGAAGCCAGCCTGGATTACACCATTCCCGAATTGAACCGGGTGGGCGTGAACCGTGACAACTTGTTGGCGCGTTTGAAGCAAACCGAATCGGTGCCGGTGTTGACTGCGCACCCGACGGAGGTGCAACGCAAAAGCGTGCTGGACGCACAACAAAGCATTATTGCCCTGATCCGCCAACGCGATGAAATTCAGCTGACCAAGGAAGAAGCACAAGCCTGGCGCGATGAATTGAAGGCCGCCGTGCAACGCCTGTTCCTGACCCGTCTGCTGCGCAGAAACAAGCTGAGCGTGATTGATGAAGTGAACAACGCCCTGGCCTATTTCGATTCCACTTTTTTTGCTCAGGTGCCGCAGGTGTACCGCAAGCTGCAAAGCCTGCTGAACCTGCCCAGCACCGACAATTTCTTACCCGTTGAGGAAGACCCACTGGGCAAGGTGCTGACCGTGGGCTCGTGGATTGGTGGCGACCGCGATGGGAACCCATTTGTGACTGCACAGGTTTTGGATACCACCCTTAAAATTCAAAGCAGCAAAGCGCTTGTTCATTACCTTGAAGAAATGAATTGCCTGATCCGCGAATTCAGCGTGACCGACTATTTCCTGAAGCCCAACCCACCGCTGACTGCACTGGCCAACACCTCGGGTGAAGACTCTGCCCACCGCTTGGATGAAACCCTGCGCCGCGCTTGCGTGGCCATTCAAAAGCGGCTGGAGGCAACCTTGCAACAGGCGCAGCAGGGCGAATGCGTAGTACAAGCCTATGCCAGCCCGGCGGACTTGCTGCTTGATTTGAACACCTTGTTCAGTGCCTTGAGCGAGAACGGCATGCAGCGCATTGCCGAGGGCCGTTTGGCCTTGTTGGCCCGCAAAGTGAAAGTGTTCGGGTTTTCGCTCATGGCACTGGACCTGCGGCAAAACAGCGATGTGTTTGAAGATGTAGTGGCCGACCTGTTCAAACAGGCTAGCCTGGGCTGTACCGATTACCTGGCGTGCACTGAAGCTGAACGTGTTGAGTTGTTGTGCAATGAATTGCGCACACCCCGTTTGTTGTTCAGCAATTCGCTGCACTACAGCGAACGCACGCATTCTGAAATGGCGATTTTTCGCAAAGCCAAGCTGGCCCACGACATGCTGGGTGCCGCCGCCATTCAAAACTGCATCATTTCCAAAACAGCGTCGGTCAGTGACCTGCTTGAACTGGCTGTGTTGTTGAAAGAATCGCATTTGCTGAATGTCGCCACCCGCGAATTGGCGGTGAATGTGGTGCCGCTGTTTGAAACCATTGAAGACCTGCAGGCCGCACCCGCCATCATGGACCAGTTGTTTGGCATCGCCGAGTATCGGGCCTTGGTGGCCTCGCGCAGCGATGTGCAGGAAGTGATGTTGGGTTATTCAGACAGCAACAAGGATGGTGGTTTTGTCACATCCGGCTGGAGTCTGTACCAAGCAGAAATCGGCTTGGTGGACGTGTTTGCAAAGCATGGCGTGAACATTCGCCTGTTCCATGGCCGAGGCGGGTCAGTTGGGCGTGGCGGTGGTTCCAGTTACCACGCCATTCTGGGCCAGCCTCCCGGTGCGGTGGATGGGCGAATTCGCCTGACCGAGCAGGGCGAAGTGATTGCCGCCAAGTACGGCATTGAGTCG
The nucleotide sequence above comes from Limnobacter thiooxidans. Encoded proteins:
- the zwf gene encoding glucose-6-phosphate dehydrogenase, whose amino-acid sequence is MTDNSPLPVGSFTFVLHGAGGDLAKRKIIPALAHLAKSGYFAAESKIIFAQREALSPAEALAQVDAFLQAAGDEAARQSISALLPFLQTLQVVLGTAQSCVAMASAVANCPEPVVHYAALPSSRFIDLINCIPTVRDPARLRLVLEKPLGFNAKESALIEEAVAAKLDESQVYRIDHYLGKQAVQNLLALRLGNRIFEPLLTREHVAHVQITVAEDLGVENRAGFYEHAGALRDMVQSHMLQLLATVAMEPPVSLEANSLRDEKLKVLRSLKVPQVSGIPEIVVGQYCEGYVKGQPVPKYRDEKGVAANSTTETYVSFRTEVQTWRWAGVPFLIRTGKRMPRRFAEIVIQFRDVPKPLFEPVGGQWVGNQLVIHLQPEDKLELKLLAKTPGERERLKPVSLDLDFFNTWRIPVRDAYERLITDILRGRLGLFLRRDEVQTQWQFVDRILNDLKSHGMEPVPYTSGTYGPSSATAMAMRAGAIWSEDGL
- the ppc gene encoding phosphoenolpyruvate carboxylase translates to MNIEDKDQQLRDDIRLLGALLGEIIAEQQGQPVFAAIEEVRQLSVQYRRFDDKAARAQLEARLEALSQDETISLIRSFSIFSMLSNIAEDCHLIRRNRQHELAGMPAREASLDYTIPELNRVGVNRDNLLARLKQTESVPVLTAHPTEVQRKSVLDAQQSIIALIRQRDEIQLTKEEAQAWRDELKAAVQRLFLTRLLRRNKLSVIDEVNNALAYFDSTFFAQVPQVYRKLQSLLNLPSTDNFLPVEEDPLGKVLTVGSWIGGDRDGNPFVTAQVLDTTLKIQSSKALVHYLEEMNCLIREFSVTDYFLKPNPPLTALANTSGEDSAHRLDETLRRACVAIQKRLEATLQQAQQGECVVQAYASPADLLLDLNTLFSALSENGMQRIAEGRLALLARKVKVFGFSLMALDLRQNSDVFEDVVADLFKQASLGCTDYLACTEAERVELLCNELRTPRLLFSNSLHYSERTHSEMAIFRKAKLAHDMLGAAAIQNCIISKTASVSDLLELAVLLKESHLLNVATRELAVNVVPLFETIEDLQAAPAIMDQLFGIAEYRALVASRSDVQEVMLGYSDSNKDGGFVTSGWSLYQAEIGLVDVFAKHGVNIRLFHGRGGSVGRGGGSSYHAILGQPPGAVDGRIRLTEQGEVIAAKYGIESLGRRNLEVLVSANLMVSEHTELTRDVPGHYLDLMAKLSDLAFSAYRELVYNTDGFLEYFKQSTVISEIASLNIGSRPASRKADWTIEDLRAIPWVFSWAQSRVMLPGWYGFGTAVATLRDTLALGERAELQAMAKTWPFFNTMLSTLNMVLAKADMAIASRYAALVEDVALREKVFGQIAAEHARAVDGLLWLTGQNELLADNPLLKRSIEARFPYVDPLNHVQVELLRRHRQGELDERVARGVHLSINGIATGLRNSG